A segment of the Bdellovibrio bacteriovorus genome:
AATTGTATGGAAATTAGTAAGGCTGAAGTCAGGAACGTTTGTCATCAATGCGGCTTCGTTTGCGCCGAATAGGACTTTCATGTCGTTATAGGATTTATTAAATACATGGCCAAAAAGAACCCAATCATCGATATCCGGAGCCGAACCACAAACACCTCCAACAGCACTCAAATCCGATACGTCCACGCAGAACTCACCGGTGATGAGATTCATTCCACTCTGACGAAATCCGACAGTTCCTTCTGTAGAATCAGCACCGTTTGCAAAATCAGCTGTAAAGAAGACATTGTCTCCGGCATTGTGCATTGAGTGGCCAACGCGCGACTCGCCTGTAGCTTGGATCACAATTTTTTGAACTTCAGCGGCAGATGTATCCTCATCTCTGCTTGCATAAGTATAAGTCATAGCACCTGTAGAACGGTTCCAATACAAAACATCCCAGCTAAGTCTGTTGTCGCCATTGTCTTCTGAAGCAATGATATTGGTTTGGTTGTTACGGTTTTTGAAATAGATCGTGTTTCCAGAAATCATGGTCTCGCCACTCGCAGTTCCAGTTACGTTGATTTTTACGTCGAAATAATCAGATGTCACAGCCGCCACGGTCACAGAGAAGTCAACCGGGAAAGTACCACCCTCAACTGGCACGTCTTCAGTGAATGTATGCATACCCATTTTCGGAGCACCATTTTCAAAATCAATGTTGTCACCAACAACCTGAAGAATAACCATTGTCTGCGAGAATCTGCCAAATATGGATGGCGTATAATCATCACATTCATAATCTGAATCCAGCAAATCCAAAGTGAATTGTTTCAAGGATGCTGCAGCTTCAGAACAGCCTGGTCTTTTCATGTGTGTAGTCTGTGTATCCCAAGCCGCCGCCGCTTTCGGACGGATCACACCTTGTGCCAAAGATGCTGATGTTGTCGGAATTGCAGAAGACATGTGGGTGGTGATATCACTGCTCAGATTCGCCAAAGGATTCGTAGTGGATGGGGAACTGCCGCTGCCGCCTCCACTGCAACCCATGATGAGTGCCGTAGTCCCTGCAAACATCGCCGAAACTGTAACTAGATCTTTCACTTTCACTTTTACTCCTGGTTAACTAAGAATTTCGTTTCACACGACTCCGAGGAGATGTTAACAAGCAGGCAAACTCACAACGAGTCTAATTACACATTTGATCTATAAAGAAGGAAATTTTGGTCAAATGACCTGTGGACACTTCAAGACCATGGGCCGCTTTAATTGCTGACACCGGTTTAACTCTCAAGAAAAACTCAACGAAAAAACAGCATCAGACAGCCTAACGATCCGTCAATCCCAAGCCCTGCAAAATCTTTGGAATGCACTTTTGCACCCGAGAAGCGCGAGTGGCCGATTGTTTTGCGGAAGAGAAATGCACCAAATACATCCGACGACGACCCGGGGTCAGTTTTTCAAAAGCCGCTTTCAGCTTCTTGTTTTTATCCAGGGCCTGTTTCAATTCTGCAGGCATCACCGGCATCTTTGCCGGCTTCTTTTCGGTTTTCACTTCAGATTCAGAAATCTTGACGGCTTCCTTGATATAGGAACGAATGGCCGCCTTCACTTTCGTAATATCTGCCACGCTGGTGAATTCAAAACGTCTGGCAGACTGAGAGTTCGCCCCGGGTGCCTTCAGCAGTTTTTTGGCATCTTTAAGCTCACTCCCCTGAAAGAACATCAGGGCGCAGGAGTCTTTAAAATTCTGGATGATGGCAATATTCTTATCCCCATGCAGATAACAAGGCAGGCTCCATTTGAAGTCTTCCGTCAAACCGCTGTCCAAAGCAATCTGGCGTATAAGCTGTACTTCGTCTTTCCACTTCTTTTCAGACTTGATAAAGGCATCGACTTTGGCATTTTTGGAACTCATCACAGCACTCCTTGCCTTTAAAGGATGCTATGAGGGGCCTCAGGAATCAAACAAATGCTGGAAAGACAGCCCCGCAAAGGACATCATTCTTTCCGCGTATATTAACTAATTTTTTATAAATTTAACTTATGTCATTTAACTTATGTCTTTGAAACCTCTATAAGCATCTTCATCAACCCCCACCGGAGCCGAAATTGAAAGCACTTATTTTTACCATGACCATGCTGTTATCCATCAACTCCTTTGCCAAAGACGCCAACTATACTTCCCGCAAACTGCAATATGCACTGGAGATCCTGACCTCTATCACCGAAGAATCCAAGGTGACCCAGGTTCAGCCTAACAAAGACATCAAAGCCATGATGATTGAATATGGGATCAAGGAAGGTGCTCTGGAATCCGCAGAGGACTTTAACTGGGTCAATGACAACAGCGCCTGGGAAGGTGACTCTACCAAATGGGGCACGGACACTCTCGAAGGCGCAAAATCTTATGTGATTTCAGTGCTGGAGCAGCGTCTGGAATACAGTGACAATAACTCAGCCGACAAAGTGGTTTTCGCTGACAACTATATGAAGGCCCAACATGCCTTTTCTTTGCTGAATGAACTTAAAGGCATTCAGTATGGCGTTGGCCCCGTGGGGGCCGTTCAGTGTGGCGGACAATACGCGGCCCTGCTGATCATCGATACTTTCACTGGTACTATCTATACGATTATCATGGAAGCTTCGGGCTGCTGATCGGTTTACAGTTCAAGTACTGCGCCCTCGACTTCTTTAAGAACCAACTTTGCATTGCCGGTTTGGACATCCATCAAGGCCATGCCGGAAGGCTGACCCCAGATAATTCATGAAATTTCGAACGGTCAGCAAGCCGGGCCTTTGCCGCGTCAGTGTCCCAGCAGGCTTCGATCAGCCTTCACCACCACCGAACCCGCACTTGCTTTTCCGCTGATGTAAGCAACCAGTGTGGCCAGCAATGAAATACCCAGCGCCGTCCAGGCTGTCGTTATCAGATTTCCATTATCGATGGAAACTCCCCCTGCCCAGGCACCTAGCGCATTACCCAGATTGAAGGCAGCAATGTTAAGAGCGGACACCAAGGTCGGAGCTTCCGCCGCATGTTCCAGCGCCCGCATTTGCAGTGGTGGAACGGTCGCAAAACCAGCAAAGCCCAGCAGAGTGACCAAAGCCAATGCCGCCAGCTTATAACCCATCAGGAAAGTGAACCCGAATAAAACCAGAGACAGCAACAACAGAGTTCCCACCAAAGTGCGGTTCAGGTGTTTATCCGCCCACTTGCCACCGACAATATTTCCCACGACCAGCCCCGCACCAAACAGCAACAGAATCGGTGAAACGGACGCCACTGCAAACCCTGATACGTCCGTCAGAATAGGTGCAATGTAAGTGAAAACGGCAAATACCCCGGCGAAGCCAAAGACAGTCAACAGCAGACTTAGCAAAACCTGCGGTTTCATCACAACACTGATTTCTTTACCCATACCTGCCGCATCACCTGTTTCTTTCTGTGCAGGAACAAAGAAGATCAACGCCGCCATCGCCAAAGGTCCCACTGCAGTCACCGCCCAGAATGTCGCATGCCATCCGTAATTTTGACCAAGCCAGGTGCCAAAGGGAACTCCCAAAACGTTCGCCAGGGTCAGCCCGGTAAACATCAAAGCAATCGCCGTGGCCCTTTGATTTGGTTTTACAAGACTGGTGGCAAGCACTGATCCGATTCCAAAGAATGTTCCGTGCGCAAAGGATGTTAACACCCGCGCGATCATCAAGATGGAATAACTGGGCGCCAGGGCGCAAATCAGATTCCCCAGAGTGAAGATCGCCATCAAAATCACCAGAGCGCGCTTCTTTGGCCACTTCGCAGAAAGCAGTGACAGCACGGGTGCCCCGATCGCCACCCCCAGGGCATAACCGCTAACCAGCAGTCCCGCTGACGAAAGACTCACCCCCAGGTCCTTGGCCATTTGGGGCAACAATCCCATAATCACAAATTCAGTCGTTCCAATTCCAAACGCTCCGATCATCAGTGCGTATATTGCTAAAGGCATTTGAGCCTCCTTGTATAACCACCAATCTATCAGGATTGGGGTTGCCC
Coding sequences within it:
- a CDS encoding YdeI/OmpD-associated family protein, whose product is MSSKNAKVDAFIKSEKKWKDEVQLIRQIALDSGLTEDFKWSLPCYLHGDKNIAIIQNFKDSCALMFFQGSELKDAKKLLKAPGANSQSARRFEFTSVADITKVKAAIRSYIKEAVKISESEVKTEKKPAKMPVMPAELKQALDKNKKLKAAFEKLTPGRRRMYLVHFSSAKQSATRASRVQKCIPKILQGLGLTDR
- a CDS encoding MFS transporter; this encodes MPLAIYALMIGAFGIGTTEFVIMGLLPQMAKDLGVSLSSAGLLVSGYALGVAIGAPVLSLLSAKWPKKRALVILMAIFTLGNLICALAPSYSILMIARVLTSFAHGTFFGIGSVLATSLVKPNQRATAIALMFTGLTLANVLGVPFGTWLGQNYGWHATFWAVTAVGPLAMAALIFFVPAQKETGDAAGMGKEISVVMKPQVLLSLLLTVFGFAGVFAVFTYIAPILTDVSGFAVASVSPILLLFGAGLVVGNIVGGKWADKHLNRTLVGTLLLLSLVLFGFTFLMGYKLAALALVTLLGFAGFATVPPLQMRALEHAAEAPTLVSALNIAAFNLGNALGAWAGGVSIDNGNLITTAWTALGISLLATLVAYISGKASAGSVVVKADRSLLGH